GAGGGAGGCGAAGCGGGTTTGCAGGCCGAGTTGGGCGGCGGCGACCTGGTCGGCAGAGATGCTGTTGTGGAAGGTTTGGCCGGGTTGTTCGAATCGGTTCGCTCCGGTGAGCCACCAGGTGCTGCCTGCGTGGCCGTCGTGGGTGTGTTTGTTCCAGAGACCCTGGACGATGGAAAAGTCGGCTTTGTGACGGGCGAGGGGTTTGAGGCCTTCGGGCAGGGTGTAGTCGGGGCCGGGCTGGTTGATGTCGGGAAACCAGGTTTCAGTGGTAATGCCCCAGCCAAAGCCGAGGAATACGAGTCGTTTGGGTGGGGTGGCGGGCGCAGTCGCGGCGGCGGAGGCGAAGCGGCGGAAGCCGAGGGATTGCAGGACGGGCAGGGCAATGAGCGCGGTGTTGGAGCGCAGAAAGTGGCGGCGGGAGAGGGGTGTGGTCATGATTCGGTTACTTGGTGTTGAAGGCTTTGCTGCTGACGACGGCGTGGATGAACTCGCGGGTGGCGAATTTTTTCGATTGGGTGTGGCTGACGATTTGTTCGATGAGGGGTTCGTCGCGGAAGCCAGTGGGGCGTCCGAGGGCGTAGCTGAGGAGGGCTTCGCTGAAGCCGCGGGCGAAGTCGTCGGAGCGGGAGGCGATGATGTTGCGGAGTTCGTGGTAATTGTTGAAGGCGGGGCCTTTGTGGAGGGTGGCGGCGGCTTCGATGGTCCAGGTTTTGGTGGATTTGGGATCGGGTTTGCCGTTGGGAAGGGAGGCAGTGTAGCTGTCCTGGGTGCGCCATTGGCCGACGGCGTCGAAGTTTTCGAGTCCGTAACCGATGGGGTCGATGCGGCGGTGGCAGCTGGCGCATTGGGGGTCTTCCTGGTGGGCGAGGAGGCGTTCCTTGGTGGTGAGGACCTGGCCGGTGAGGCGGGTGAGGGCGGGGATGTTGGGTGGGGCGGGTGGTGGAGGATCGTGGAGGAGTTTGCGAAGGACCCAGGCGCCGCGTTCGACGGGGCTGGTGTGTTCGCCGTTGCCGCCCATGTAGGCGATGGCGGCCATGCCGAGGAGTCCGCCGCGTGGGGAGTTGGGAGGCAGGGCAACCTTTTCAAAACCGTGGCCTTTGACGCCGGGGAGGCCGTAGTAGTTGGCGAGGACGCGGTTGATGATGGCGTAGTCGGATTTGAGGAGGAGGCTGAGGTTTTCGTTGTGACGGACGAAGTGGCTGAGCGTGGCGTAGACTTCCTGTTGCGCGGCGAGACGGGTGCCGTTGTCGAAGCGGGGGTAGAGTTCGCGGTTGGGTTCGAAGAAGTCGAAGCGGTCCATGCCGAGCCATTGGTGAGTGAAGGCGTTGATGAAGTCTTCGGATCGTGGGTCGTCGAGGAGGCGTTCGGTTTGGGCGGCGAGGGTGGCGGGGTTTTGCAGGTCGCCGTTTTTGCCGAGTTCGCGAAGGGTGGTGTCGGGTGGGGCACTCCAGAGGAAGTAGGCGAGGCGGGTGGCGAGTTCGGGTCCGGTGAGTGAACGGGGTTTTTCCTCGGAGGAGGGTTCCGCAAGATAGAGGAACATCGGCGAGGCGAGGACAACGGAGAGGGTTTCTTTGAGGGCGGTGGCGGGTTTGTCACCGGCAGTGCGGCGGGTTTGATAGAGGGTGAGGAGTCGGTCGATGTAGTTGGCGGGTGGGGTCACGCCACGGAAAGCCTCGTGGGTGAAGCGTTCGAGGGCGCTGCGCAGCTCGGGCGTGGCCGGGGCGGGAGATTTGTCGTTGAGGGGGATGTTGTTGAGGGCGGCGATGGCGGGCGGAGTGGGTTTGGTGTTGTTGGGAAGGCGTTCGACTTCGATCCAGTCGATCCACAGGACGAAGTCGGGGCCGAGGCCGTTGCGTTTGACGGCTTCGCTGCGTTTGCGGTTGCCGGATTCGTTGGTGTCCCAACTGCCTTTTTCGCGGAAGAAGAGCATGCGGGTGTCGTGATCGGAGTTGCCGCGGGTCATGGTGAGGGGGAACTCAACAATTTGGGGATCGTCGATGGTGCCGGTGATTTCGCGGGTGGCGAGCACGGGGCCCTGGCGGGCGTTGATGCCGAAGTCGAGGAAGCGGCGGTCGGCGGGGGCGTCTTTGGTGACGCCGGCTTTGACGCGGACGATGTAGTTGCCAGGGGGCCAACTGAAGGGAACGAGGACGTTGACGGATTTGAGGTTGAGTTCGGCGGGGTGGCGGGTTTCGGGTCCGAGATAGGCACCGGTTTTTACGTGGGGTTGCTGGAGGTAGTGCTGGTGGTATTCGAGCCAGCCAGCGCGGAGGGAGTCGTTGGCGAGGTCGGCGTCGTTTTCGCCTTTTTTGTCGAAGCCAAAGGAGCGTGGGGATGGGGCACCGGGGATTTTTTCCCATTCGCGGCGGAGCTGGGCGATGTCGTTGGGGTTTTTGATTTGGGTGCGGAGTTGGGCGACGATGGTGGCGTTTTCGGGGAGGGCGATGGCTTTTTCGACGGCTTCAACCCAACGTTGAGCGCGGGCTTTACCGTCGATCTGGTGGGCGACGAATTTTTCGATGACGGGCGTGAACGTTTCGGCTTCGTGGCGGAGGCTGCGTTGTTCGCTGGCGTTGAGGTGCCACGTGAAGGCTTCGGTGAGGGCTTCGCGTCCGAGGGATTGGTATTGTTCGAACTGGTTTCCGGACATGAAGAGGTTGATGCCGGCGGTGTCGAATCCACCTGCGGCGATGTCGGCAGGGAGTTCGCTGACGTTGATTTGGACGCCGAGAAGTTCGCGCAGAGTGTTGCGATATTCGCGGCGGTTGAGTCGACGCAGGGTGATGACGCCGTTTTGATCGCCGAGGCTGCGACGGGCGGCCACCATGGCGCTGGAGAGGTCGTCGAGGAAATCGGTTTTGGCGTCGCTGGCGGGTTGGGGTTCGTCGTCAGGGGGCATGTCGCCTGAGTTCATGGCATTCAGGACCATCTGCCATTTTTCGGCGGTTTGGACGTCGGTGATGGTGAGGGGGAGATCGTCGATGCGGAACTGGCCTTTGCGGGTGTCGGCGTTGTGGCAGGTGATGCAGTTTTCTTTAATAAGCGCGCGGTGTTTGTCAGGCAAAACGGCGCGTGGGGATTCAGCAGCGGCTGTGGTGGTGAGGCACAGGGCGAGCAAGGCGTGTTGAATTTTTTGGAGGGCGCGGATCACGGAAGGGCGGGACGTTGGGTGAGGGTGGTGCGGATGTTGTCGAGGAAGAGGCCTTTGAACTCGACGGGTTTGGGGATTTCGGGTCGGTGGGAGCCGTGAAGGTGGGCGCGCAGGTGGATCATGAGGTAGCGGGTGCTGGCAGGAAGGCGGAGTTCGGAGGCGACGTTTTGCCAATGGTTGGGGGAGGCGTCTGTGGTTTCGGTTCGCGCCGAGGTGGCGAGGATGCGTAGGGCGGACTCTGAGGTTTCGGGATTTTCGGAAAGCGCGGCGCGGCTTAGGAAGGCGTCGTCGCGTTCGCCGGGAGGAGGGAGGGCGTCGATGGCGTAAACGGTGACGCCGCAACTGAGGCGTTGGAGGTCGGCCTGAGGCAGGGCAGAGAACTGGGCGCTGATGAGGAGGGAGACGTCGCCGCGATGGATGCCGAGGTCGGGGTTGGTGAGGTCGATGATGTGGAAGAGGTCGGCGACCCAGCCGTCGCGAATAGGTTTACCTTGGTAATCAGCGCGCAGGAAGCGCAGCATGTGCTTGCCTTGGGCCGGCTGGACGTTGCTGGTGGGGCCGACGATTTCTGAGAAGTCGCCGCTCCATTGTCCAGGTTGAAGGGGCATGCCGGTGACGAGCGGCGCGGCGGAGGTTTCGAAGGTTTCTTCGAGGAGGGCGATGGGTTTTGGAGAGTAGTTGCCGACGTAACCCCAGACGACGGTGGCGCAGAACAGTCCGATGACGAGTCCTGCGACGGCGGACATGAGGGGGTTAAGTGAAAGGGACGATGTGCGGGTGCGGGCAGAGGTTTTGAGGAGGGGTGCCGGAATGACATGGCGAATTTCGGCGAGGCTGCATTCGTTGTCGTTGTAGAGGAACCAAAGCTGGCGAGCGTCGGCGTTGGATTTGAGGAGGGTGGACAGGGATTCTTTGTCGATGGGGGTAAGGGTTTGATTGAGGGCGGCGTTGAACAGCCGGTGCCATTCGTCGGGAGTGGGAACGGGGTTGGAGTTCATATGGGAAGGGTGTTGGTCATGCGGCGTTGCACGCATTCGGCGAGGGCGCGACGAATGAAGTTGAGTTTGTTGTAGATGGTTTGGATGGCGCGTCCCTGTTGTTGGGCGAGGGTGGCGGCTTCAATGCCTTCCAGGTAGATGGCATCGACAAGATCGCGATGCTGAGGATCAAGTTTTTCGATACAGGCTTCGAGGGCTTCCATGCGTGGATGCCACTGGAGCAGGTGGGATTCGCGTTCGGTGGCAAGGGTTTGCAGGAGTTCGTCCTCGAATTCGAGGTGGGAGCGCCCGGTGCTGCGTTGGAAGTTGCGGGTTTCGTAGAAGGCAACGGTGGTGGCCCAAGCGATGAAGTCGGTGCCCGGTTCGAAGGTGGCAAATCGACGCCACATGAGGAGGCTGGTGCGTTGGAGGACGTCCTCAGCATCGTGACGGTTGCCGAGCAGGGACATGATGTAGCGCAGCAGCAGTGCATGGGCTCCGTTAAGCAGCACGACGAATTCTTCCTGCCGGTCAGGCGGGAGCGGGGAAGAGGGTTCGTGCGGGTGTGGCTGCGGATGATTGGTCACTGAGGGGGTATGTAGGCGGCGAACCCAGTCTTACCGGGATTTTTTGGGGTGGGGTGGCTAGTGATGTGGTTGAGAGTGGTGAGAACTGTGCAAAGAAATCACTGCAGGAATGGTGAAGTCGGCGGCGGAGTTTGGCGAACAAGTCAGTCCCGGTCCGAGACTCGGTGCGCCGCACGACACAATTTTGTCTAAACCCTCCGGAAAGTTACGCGGCTCAAGCGCTGGATTGTGCTGCCTGTCAATTCAAGTGAGTGGGAGGTTTTTTGCGAGCGTCAGGCAGTATGAGTTAGTCTCCCAAGCTAGCAGCATAGATGATGAGTTGGAGTTCATCGCCATCCAGCAAACGATAAAGGGGGCGCTTGCTGGAGAGACGCTCGGAAAGCTGAAAGATGAGCGGGACGCCTTCGCCACGTCTGTCCATGATGGTGGTGCGGTCTGAATTGAGTCCTTCCAATTCGGGGACCGGACATTTGGCCAGCAGGCTGGTGAGATTCTCGTTTCGGGACGCTTGACGGAACTCCAGACTTTCGAGCGTCATGGTGTTAGGGATGGCCCCCGGGGAATGCAGTTCCAGTCGATCTTCGAACATACGGAGGCGCACCTTTTGGCCATAAATGGCATAGTCTCTATGGGAGACGGCGTTCGTGATGGCTTCGAATACAGCGGTGAGGTCGTATTGTGGGAGATCATGCCGCCCAAGGGTTTTGCTCGCAGCGACCTTCATATTCCGTGCCACAAAACGGCAGGCCTCCGCGATTTGCTCATTCAAAGGGCCGTGAATGTCTTTGGCATCTAACTGGTAGGCATGGTGGTCCGATGGTGCGACTTCGTTGCCGCGATAAGCGACAGCTTGAATGAATGCTGAGGGCAGGAAATCATGTGGTCTGTGACAGGCCATCAACAAGCCGGATACTGTCGGGTGCCACGCACTTTCTGAGTCACGGTCCGCCAACTTGAGTTTGGATAGCGTGTCGTAATCTGTGCCCGTTGTGCGCACCGTGGCGAACTTCTTCCACAAGTCAGCCGACAGCGCATCCATCGGTGCATTTGGCACCACTTGCTCATCAAAGCGCAGGAGACGCGACTGGCTGCGCTGTTGGAACAGGCGTGCGAGGTATTCGGGTGCCATCTCGCGCACAGAACTACCAGCCCGTATTTTGTAACCGCCGGGCGAGCGATGAACAAATAAACTGCGCGGCAAGTCCAGCCGGAAAACGGGCTGCAACGCTCCGGTGCCATCCGGAAGCTCAATGCGGCGCAGGGTGTAGGCCTGGAGGGGTGGCTCCAGCCGGGTTTCCATGATTTCACGCAGCCAAGTTTCAGTGAGTTCCAGCTTGGCTGACTCGATGCCAACAATGTCGCGAGTCTTGTCCTCGACTCCGAGCACAATGATTCCTCCGGCGGCATTGCTCATGGCAGCAATCTCGTCCGCTATTTTTTCTGGCCTTGGGCCATCTACTTTCCCGCCGCGAAAGAGAATCTGCTTACACTCAAGCAGACTGTCTTCTCCGAGCTGAATCTGGCGCAGGAGTTCGTCGTTTGTATCAAACATAGGTCATGATTCCTCTCTACCCATTCGGTCAAAACGTTTGCGGAAGGCAATGGTGCCACCCTCCATGACATCACAGATAAATTGGCGGGTGGCTTTTGCTTGGAGACCGCCTGAAGCAGCTTCATCCCGTTTCACCTGGCCCCCGTTGTCCACCATAGCGTGAACCAGATCCGCGTCTCCATGGACAACGATGTTTGGGTTGTGAGTGACGATGATGATCTGGCGGTGCTCTTTCATGGTGCGAACCTGCTCCACGATGAGGGACATGATCATCCGGGTATCAAGGTCGTCCTCTGGCTGATCAAGGACCAGAGGCTCATTGCCGAAGGAAAGCAGGAAGGAGAGAACCGCTGCAGTCTGCTGGCCGATTGAACCTTGGGAGATGGACTTCCAGGCGGTTGACTCAGCAGTGCGATATTCAAGCTTCAAATGGTCCTCGGGAAGCCATGTTTCAATGGCTTCTCTGCGTGATGGATTGGTGTTGAGCTGGCTTCTAAGGTTATTTTGGAGAGCAGCAAAGCCTTGTTCATTCTCTGAAGAATCGATCAATTCAAGAATGCGCTGACGAACAGCAGCAGCACCTGCTTCGCCTGCACCAGCGCCTTGAAAAACTCGGAGCAACGAATCTGTCCTAGCTTCCTCCGAGACTTCGATTGATGTGCTGAACTTATCACCGTCTACGCCCATGGCTTCCCGCAGAGTGCGTTCCACCTGGGAGGCTTCCGCGCCCATAGGTGCTAGTATCAGCCTAAGTAGGGTGCCATTGGCATTGTGCGTGGCGACAAATGACTCACGGGCGGTGCTGATGGCTTTCCTGGCGGCATGCACGGCTGCCAATTGTTCGGTGGCAGACGTTTGGAGGCGCGTGATTTCCTCCTTCGTCCCCTTGTGCCGTGCCAGCCGTGTCTCCAATTGTGCGCGGTCCTGATTCAGTTTCGTCAATCTAGCCGGATCAAAGGTCGTTGTCTGGGTTCCCAGCAAAGCATCGTAGGCGGTCTTGGAATCCTTGCATGCCTGGAACCAAGCACTGCTGCGTAGGTTTTGATCCAATGTGGTAAGGACAGTTTGAATGGCGTCGGCTTGGGCGCGGATCTGGGTGGCGACGGTATCCAACTCCCTTTGTGCTTCTTGATACAGGGCGTGAGCCTCGACTGAGACAGTGTCTGCGGCTTGAATCAGCGTCGCTGGGAGATCTGGAAGGCCAAGGCGGTCTGCCTGTTCGTTGAGTTCCTGAGCAAGGGCAAGAGATGGAGAATCAGGCTTGAGATTGGGAAACAACGCGCGTGCTTGCGCTTGGCGTCGTTGGTAGTCTTTGACGGCATCGGATTGAACCTTTTCCAGCTCGGCCAGGATGTCCTTCAGGGAGGCGGAATCCTGAGCTTCGTTGGCCAAAGTCGCATTGAGTTCGCGGATTTTTGCCCTCGTAGCGGAATAGGAAGCAATGGCTTGCTTCAATTGCTCTTCAAGAGCGGCGACGTTTTGCTCTCGGTCGATGATTTCCATCAATCCAGCCGGACGACGGCTCATTTCTAGGACTTGTTTCTGGCTATAGATACTGAGCGGAAATCGGGATGGTGTGTAGGCTCCTCCCTCGTTGGCCGGCAGTGATCCCAATTCGCCTACACGAACGGCAGGAGGGGAAGATCTGGCACCCTGACCCAGGAAGGAAGCCTGCCAGTGCAGTTCCGCCGCCTGGGCTGGGGAGCGGTAGAGAACTTTGATAACGCTGGCCTCTCTGAGAATGACCCCATCCTGGCCGCGCGATGCAGGAATCTGAGCCCAGCGCCAAAAGTCCCCTGCCGGGGATTCCCGCACCGGCGTATCTCGATCGTAGTCTGGTAACTCCCGTCCACGTTGCGTGGCGAGGCGTAGAGCGTGAACAAAGGTGCTTTTTCCCGAGCCTCGTCCTCCAACCAGGACATTCAGCCGGGGGTGTAGGGGCATCTCAAGCGGGGTCACTCGGCCAGCTGTTTTGATTTGAGCGATGGTGATCTTTTCTACTGCATGGTCTGGCCAGACATTCCAATCAGTGGTGTCGCTACTGGAGATGGGACGAATCGACCAACTCCCAGTGACGGCATCTCCACCCCTTGAACGTATCGCGGAGCCGTCCGCGAAGGCCATGCGCAGACCCTCTAAGTTCGGCTGGGTCATGTGAACCATGGAGAATCCGTTGCGCCCGATGTCTCTGGGCATGTGGCTGTCTGAACCGGTAACCCGGGCGAGGCGCGCAAGGACCGGGTGGCGCTGAATATCCGATTCGGGGAGTCTCGACCAGTCTCGAACCTCAAGAGCATTCAAACCCGCTTCAAGCACCAGATTCAAAGTTTGTCCCACTGTAGGTGAAAAGTTCAGCAAATTTGCCGCCACCTCGCCTGCTGTGGCCAATTGTTGGAGGGCATCAGAATGAGACAAGCCCTGCTGATTGCGGAAATTTCGATACCGTCGGCCATCCATCGGAACGTCCATCCAAAGCAGGCCGCACGGTTCGTCGATATGCGCAGCGATGGTAAGCCCGCCGTGCTCTTTGATGATCCGCACACAGTCAGCCATTGATTTGGAACATACGCCAGAGTCGGTGCGTCCTCGTGCTCCTGGTGGGTAGCCACAAGCGGTAATCACACCACTTACATCTTCCAGATCCTTTGCCGGATCAAAAACGGCCAGCAGGTGAAGGCCGCCATTTACGGAGAGTTCAAATCCCGGAAAGATGACCAAAGGCCGGAACGAAACGTCGTTGGGATCCATAGTAGAGTAAGCTGTCTGAAGACGGGCGATGAATCCTGTAGTGTTGTGATCCGTGACAACCACCGCATCCAGTCCAGCGGCCATATGATAATTAAGCCAATCTTCCGGCGTCTGCTGTTTGAGTGAAGCCCGAACTGCTGCATCTTGTTCTCTACCTGCATAGTCATCGGACTCTGGAGTGTGAGTATGGAAATCCATTTTCCACCATTTGGCACCGGGGTAGACGTAGCGGCCAGGGTATGCAGGCTGGGTGCTAGGGGCAGGCGGCTGGGTGCTAGGGGTGATCGTGCTCATAGTATCTTCCGATAGACAGTAGACAGGATCTCGCAAAAAACCAATTGTTGAAGTTTGCCTCCCATCTTTCCGATCAAATCCTCGTGATTTTGATTGAGGGCGTCTTGGGCTTTATATAAATGAACGCGCTTTTCATCGCGCTGGGCATCGGCGGCTCGGATCTGCTTCCGACTGGGAGTTCGCCCTCCTGTTGGGACTAGGCGAATTCATTCAACGCGGTGTTTGGCAAGTGCGGTTTTGCTCATGTGAATTCGGTGGAAGAACTGATGACTATGGAGCTTGATCACATGCAGGGACAATGGGTTTGTTGGGGTTTCAGGCATGTTTTTAGCGTTACTTTGATCGGATGTTTGAATGCTGCCAACGGGGACATTTGTGGTCCCGGGGATTGGAACTCTTGGATTAGAGCAAGGATTTTAGGGCTGGCTGCCGAGCCATAGGAGGGCGATGACGGACATGCCGTCGCGGATGGTGCCGTTGCGGGCCATCTCGATGGCGTCTTCCAAAAGGACGCGTTTGACTTCGATTTGCTCGGTGCTTTCGGGGATGGCCTTCTTAAAATGGAGCCCGCGGGCGGTGAAGAGATAGGCGACTTCGTTGGTGGTGGAATTGGAAAGCTGGAGGTCGGAGAGGATCAATTCAAACTGGTCGGCGTGGATGCCGGTTTCTTCGATGAGTTCGCGACGGGCGGTGTCGATGAGTTCTTCGCCTTCAGGACTGCCACCTTCGGGGATCTCCCATTCGTAGCTTTGATGACAATAACGATATTGGCCAACGAGGTAGGTGTAACCTTCGTCGTCAATGGGAACGACACCGACGGCGCGGTTTTTGAATTCGACCACGCCGTAGATGCCGGGATTGCCACCGGGATCGGTGACCTGGTCTTCACGGACACGAATCCACGGATTGTGATAGGTTTCGCGGGTGCTGTGGGTGATCCAGGGGGAGAGCATATCGAAAGGCTAAAGGATAAGGGCTAAAGGCTAAGAATGGAAAGGATAAAGGATAAGGGCTAAAGGCTAATTGGGGAGAGTGCAACTGAGAGGGGATGCCCTTGAAGATTAAGGGAGTTTGTAGTAGCCGTCAGGGTTGTAGAGCCAGTAGCAGTCGAAGGGATTGAGGCGGGGGAGAAGCATGCTGGGGCGGCCTTTGGCGTCGGTGGTCTCGGCGTGGGGGTCGGCAGAGGCGGTGCTGGTGGCCAGGCGGCGCATGGAGGGCTCGGTGCCGGAATCTTCAGGGAGGCGGAGGGTGCCGGTTTCTTCGATCTCTTCGACGACGACATCGACCCACTTGAGTTTTTGGGCTTCGTCGGCGAATTCGTTCCAGTCGCCGCTGGAGGATTTGGCATACATGCGTTTGATGAACTCCTCACGGGTGATGCCCATTTTGTCGGCGACGGGTCCGGCGAGACGTTTCCACCATTCCTCCATTTCACGCACCCATTCCTGCTGCTGGGTGAGGTTGCCGCCGCTGAAGGAGGCGATTTGATGGTGGAGGATGACGGCGTTGGGATAGGCGAAGGATTTTTCGGCGAGGGTGGTGATGCAGGCGGCCATGCTGGCGGCGAAAGATTTGACGACGGTGTAGACGGGGGCCTCGGAGCCTTGCATGGCTTTCAATATCTTGTAGCCGGCCATGACGGAGCCGCCGGGGGAGTCGTCGATGACGATGAAGATGGGCAGGTTGCGGTCGCGGTTATTGAAGTAGTTGATGCGGTCGACGATGTCGTTGGCGGTGCGCATGCCAATCAGACCATTGAGGGGAATGCGGCGGTCGGAGAGGACAAGGTTGCCATCCTTGAGGGGGTTTTCGAGGTAGATGGGCTGGTTGTTGGCGTAGTTGCGGGGGTCGGCCTGCTTCTCTTCAAGCTCCATGGAGGCGGCAAGGCGGGTGGTGTCTTTTTTGATGACGTTCTCCATCCGTTTGATTTCGGCGATCTCAGTCTCGACCTCGGCTTTGGCCAAGGTGGAGATGAGGGTGGCCTTCTCAAGTTGGACGCGAAATTCGCCGAGAGTCTGTTCGGCCAGCACTTTGCGTTGGAAATCTTCGAGGTCCTGGGCGGCCTTGAGTTCGGCGAGCTGGGCGGCGAGACGTTCGGCTTTTTGTTTGCCGGGGGCGAGTTCGGCATCAAGACGGGCCTGGGCAAGGGCGAGCTCGGCGAGGATTTTATCTTTTTCGGCGGCGAGCCGGGCGGTTTCGGTTCCCAGTTTTTCAACGGCGGGATCGTCGCTGTTGGAGGAATCGGGGGTGACCTTGGTTTCGATGGTGACCGATGGCGAAGTGGTGGTGACGGTCGGCGCGGCTGCCGGAGAGATGGTGGTCAACGCCGCGATCTGACCCTGTCCCAGATCCTGATTTTGACCAATGATGCTGCCCTCAGCAGGAGTGGCACTGGATTCCGACGGTGGAGGGGATGTCGGTGTTTCGGCGAATGCAGCGAATGGGATCGCTACTGCCATGATCATGTGAACGAAGAGACGACTAGGTTTCAGCATGGGCCGCACTATGCACACGCAAGGGGGGCTCTGCAAAGGATTCGTCACTGCGATTGCGCGTGGACGTAAAATTTACGGATTTTGTGAATATCTTCTTGATTTATTGGGAAGGAGAGGGAGTTTGTCTGCCGCTTAATCCAGAAACTTATCGATCATGGTTGTTATCAGACTCCGCCGCGAAGGCACGAAAAATCGCCCTTTCTACCGTATTGTTGCCGCCGACCAGCGGTTCCGCCGCGACGGTCGTTTTATTGAAATCTTGGGCACCTATGACCCATTGACCGAAAAGGATTCTTTGAAGATCGACCTTGAGAAGGCGGATTCCTGGATTCAAAAAGGTGCACAGCCGACGGAAACCGTGGGCAGCTTGATCAAAAAAGCTCGCAAAGCCGCAGCCGCTGTTGCCTGAGCAAGGCGAACTCGAGCGGGTTAGCTTTTCGTTTTTAGTTTTTAACACCGTAGTGTCGGCATCGGCACTGCGGTTGTTTGCTTTTTATGGCGGGTGATGCGAAGGATCGAATGATATGAATGCGCCGGAAGCTTTGCGGGAATTTTTGATGTATGTGGTGGCGAATTTGATCGAGCACCCGAAACAGGCGTCGATTGCGGTGGGCACGACGCAGAGTGGGGCGGTGTCGTTTCGGATTCAGCTGGCACCGGATGATGTGCGCCGGGTGGTGGGGAGGAATGGATTTACCATCAGCGCGATCCGTTCATTGGTGAACGTGGCCGCGCACAAGCATGGGGTGCGCGTGGTGTTGCGTGTGGATGGGGTGAGTGATGAAGATGAGGCGGAGCATATGGGAGAGGGTGGTGGAGAGGGACAACCACAGCCGAGCGAAGCGAGACAGCCTGCCGAAGGCAGCACCGAAGGGCAGAGCGAAGCGAAGCAAATGGACACGAATTCACACGAATAGAGAAATTATTCCCCAGATTCATTGCTCTTATCTGATATGGAACGGACAAATCTGAGATAGTTGTTGAAGGGCTCGGAGTTGCTAGAGAACCCGTCGGAATAACGGTGAGTCTTGTTGTCTATAAGGACAGCAACGTTGATGTTTGTATACGAGAATCCCATTGGAAGCAGTTTCTGAAGGTGCTCATTTTCTTCAGCTGAAAGTTGTTCACGTCGTTCTTGTTCACTCAATTCTGCAACAGCGTCAGCGTAAGCTATTCGGACTTTGAGGAGCATTTCCGTAGCCTCAGCATCGCTAATGATGGCTACAGCGGTGGGCAGTAAATCGGTTCTGGACCTGCTGTAGGGAATGGAAGAAATGATGACTTTATTTTCCAGACGTTGAAGAATAATGTATGGGCCGAATCCGGCAGCATCGCCGTAACACCAGAAAAATCCGAATCTTACACTCTGCCAGTTGGCTTTGAAAAGTTCGCCAATTAATGGATTAGGTTTTTGTGCACTGGCAGGG
This is a stretch of genomic DNA from Phragmitibacter flavus. It encodes these proteins:
- a CDS encoding ATP-binding protein codes for the protein MFDTNDELLRQIQLGEDSLLECKQILFRGGKVDGPRPEKIADEIAAMSNAAGGIIVLGVEDKTRDIVGIESAKLELTETWLREIMETRLEPPLQAYTLRRIELPDGTGALQPVFRLDLPRSLFVHRSPGGYKIRAGSSVREMAPEYLARLFQQRSQSRLLRFDEQVVPNAPMDALSADLWKKFATVRTTGTDYDTLSKLKLADRDSESAWHPTVSGLLMACHRPHDFLPSAFIQAVAYRGNEVAPSDHHAYQLDAKDIHGPLNEQIAEACRFVARNMKVAASKTLGRHDLPQYDLTAVFEAITNAVSHRDYAIYGQKVRLRMFEDRLELHSPGAIPNTMTLESLEFRQASRNENLTSLLAKCPVPELEGLNSDRTTIMDRRGEGVPLIFQLSERLSSKRPLYRLLDGDELQLIIYAASLGD
- a CDS encoding TrlF family AAA-like ATPase → MSTITPSTQPPAPSTQPAYPGRYVYPGAKWWKMDFHTHTPESDDYAGREQDAAVRASLKQQTPEDWLNYHMAAGLDAVVVTDHNTTGFIARLQTAYSTMDPNDVSFRPLVIFPGFELSVNGGLHLLAVFDPAKDLEDVSGVITACGYPPGARGRTDSGVCSKSMADCVRIIKEHGGLTIAAHIDEPCGLLWMDVPMDGRRYRNFRNQQGLSHSDALQQLATAGEVAANLLNFSPTVGQTLNLVLEAGLNALEVRDWSRLPESDIQRHPVLARLARVTGSDSHMPRDIGRNGFSMVHMTQPNLEGLRMAFADGSAIRSRGGDAVTGSWSIRPISSSDTTDWNVWPDHAVEKITIAQIKTAGRVTPLEMPLHPRLNVLVGGRGSGKSTFVHALRLATQRGRELPDYDRDTPVRESPAGDFWRWAQIPASRGQDGVILREASVIKVLYRSPAQAAELHWQASFLGQGARSSPPAVRVGELGSLPANEGGAYTPSRFPLSIYSQKQVLEMSRRPAGLMEIIDREQNVAALEEQLKQAIASYSATRAKIRELNATLANEAQDSASLKDILAELEKVQSDAVKDYQRRQAQARALFPNLKPDSPSLALAQELNEQADRLGLPDLPATLIQAADTVSVEAHALYQEAQRELDTVATQIRAQADAIQTVLTTLDQNLRSSAWFQACKDSKTAYDALLGTQTTTFDPARLTKLNQDRAQLETRLARHKGTKEEITRLQTSATEQLAAVHAARKAISTARESFVATHNANGTLLRLILAPMGAEASQVERTLREAMGVDGDKFSTSIEVSEEARTDSLLRVFQGAGAGEAGAAAVRQRILELIDSSENEQGFAALQNNLRSQLNTNPSRREAIETWLPEDHLKLEYRTAESTAWKSISQGSIGQQTAAVLSFLLSFGNEPLVLDQPEDDLDTRMIMSLIVEQVRTMKEHRQIIIVTHNPNIVVHGDADLVHAMVDNGGQVKRDEAASGGLQAKATRQFICDVMEGGTIAFRKRFDRMGREES
- a CDS encoding DUF1592 domain-containing protein, with product MIRALQKIQHALLALCLTTTAAAESPRAVLPDKHRALIKENCITCHNADTRKGQFRIDDLPLTITDVQTAEKWQMVLNAMNSGDMPPDDEPQPASDAKTDFLDDLSSAMVAARRSLGDQNGVITLRRLNRREYRNTLRELLGVQINVSELPADIAAGGFDTAGINLFMSGNQFEQYQSLGREALTEAFTWHLNASEQRSLRHEAETFTPVIEKFVAHQIDGKARAQRWVEAVEKAIALPENATIVAQLRTQIKNPNDIAQLRREWEKIPGAPSPRSFGFDKKGENDADLANDSLRAGWLEYHQHYLQQPHVKTGAYLGPETRHPAELNLKSVNVLVPFSWPPGNYIVRVKAGVTKDAPADRRFLDFGINARQGPVLATREITGTIDDPQIVEFPLTMTRGNSDHDTRMLFFREKGSWDTNESGNRKRSEAVKRNGLGPDFVLWIDWIEVERLPNNTKPTPPAIAALNNIPLNDKSPAPATPELRSALERFTHEAFRGVTPPANYIDRLLTLYQTRRTAGDKPATALKETLSVVLASPMFLYLAEPSSEEKPRSLTGPELATRLAYFLWSAPPDTTLRELGKNGDLQNPATLAAQTERLLDDPRSEDFINAFTHQWLGMDRFDFFEPNRELYPRFDNGTRLAAQQEVYATLSHFVRHNENLSLLLKSDYAIINRVLANYYGLPGVKGHGFEKVALPPNSPRGGLLGMAAIAYMGGNGEHTSPVERGAWVLRKLLHDPPPPAPPNIPALTRLTGQVLTTKERLLAHQEDPQCASCHRRIDPIGYGLENFDAVGQWRTQDSYTASLPNGKPDPKSTKTWTIEAAATLHKGPAFNNYHELRNIIASRSDDFARGFSEALLSYALGRPTGFRDEPLIEQIVSHTQSKKFATREFIHAVVSSKAFNTK
- a CDS encoding sigma-70 family RNA polymerase sigma factor encodes the protein MTNHPQPHPHEPSSPLPPDRQEEFVVLLNGAHALLLRYIMSLLGNRHDAEDVLQRTSLLMWRRFATFEPGTDFIAWATTVAFYETRNFQRSTGRSHLEFEDELLQTLATERESHLLQWHPRMEALEACIEKLDPQHRDLVDAIYLEGIEAATLAQQQGRAIQTIYNKLNFIRRALAECVQRRMTNTLPI